Proteins encoded within one genomic window of Drosophila willistoni isolate 14030-0811.24 chromosome XL unlocalized genomic scaffold, UCI_dwil_1.1 Seg141, whole genome shotgun sequence:
- the LOC6648329 gene encoding E3 ubiquitin-protein ligase UBR1 isoform X3 — MDRYDMDDNVVAPPQPECNSPLKEWRLKQQSGTLSPKVFIEFFKKESPKFFEFQNETETDSKNVPTLKCMFKETQSKEEIIDVVVEFMLGDNPAAALEKLQQEGNTSTVCGKVFKNGEPTYSCRECGVDPTCVLCVSCFKRSAHRFHKYKMSTSGGGGCCDCGDNEAWKKDQYCQLHLANRQNPLESKILTPAVLERCEICFSAILSFCVNYLEIEPNASLQCLDGEQVDGTQFCTVLYNDESHTFDQVIQTLTKIAKCRHKDAMEIVAAIDREGRAVVKCDTFKECNDLKTAIENQMIPPSGLITNARHSQSLRTSVLHINSVACQQFALQLLTWFQEFLVRHYLFRKIFATLVQTKNVDYTIRHILEYDVKLWKTARTCWHRLLISGMLMEYDNKMVLAQEFSRRYATIVEDFISDDHDHSFSIVSLSVQLFTVPSIAHHLIAHEGIFDKLLHTFHHVAIGKFIQNKTLHFSKNIASMAFFKRANYILYDLRYLLSLKPDVLSNELRSGFLDGCKALMGVLNVMQGMESITRQTGQHMDYEPEWECAFNLHIKLATTISQVIEWAASDVKLLRKLYKMTVRALVSNNFIVGSEKVESKSVADHSANCLMYDVAIRPVSIHLPLSRFYAGIYLHLGAHDMSYDSLLAENEVIFTKLTPREIIEPVLCTHAMIAQVAAGMWRRNGYSLLHQLYFYRNVRCRVEMLDRDIVCLQIGASLMESNEFLIHVLNKFNLIPWAQPTYETSLVESPIDDEFMRQLSMIDEFLELLIVIIGERWMPGVSMVSEQDRLRKEIIQLLCTKSYSHSELSRALPDTNSGNFDNFIENVISSVATFKKPVGVDSKGVYELKEHLYEEFNVYFYHYTKEDKSKAEELQRERRKTKKQLVCCPPPMLPQLTPAFTSMANILQCNVFLNICKLVMERALDPCSRSFTESHLQKILHLLGFAIQEELSEHYPFLSFYERSQTFGILDKLEELARCQWLEAHRDFVLWTIKRFRELQAKQAPQASGMGADGPSGSQQTGKEDQPRTSEEQARVEKEARARLAAERRAKIMAQMQSAQKSFMKSNAEMFANAESDSKTTDAGGAAGGDMEWEDTPGDGGSSSSHNLEEQGAAALVVESPSCLGVNRSHYQAGENTFKCILCCEDCSITTTGPPLVSSAFVQTSRVILTLSNKNQPDTGLHVSCCGHVMHYSCWQEYYSNEESKEQRRPHRNRVALSQAHNVEFHCPYCRTLSNTVLPVSEALPKFSPAPVVAPGQENFIPLDSFVEIMRTLAAELNLLPYEDMWTYPNCSRILRKSNVINDVGQFERSIQIIDEPKLHANWSEVMTAFNKALSNATQSQQANQRDLPPASSDSGHMATVSTFWDTCSYTLQSLEVYLFAVHKPLKAELPMRHQSCVSNLVRACALSSAILLPAQITSQAEIGAKLLDTIFNQKGTSVLEWDCFSMMVTCNFVVPNLMVAENASKAVIPSGSMFDFFILQTLFLANLTKAVICFDYDKEKQRDKNEQELLEELAYVEQLPCKIQANMVNFYRRYNIPARLRQQHLEKEQQQKHEEQMRSHPTEMQQNELPNVIIPCELQHLALLLSYVKRQMSSFLRCSCLFYRCMTDVDFPDTFPTNQPDRFDLMCQYLGLDGQLGIYFDMETTYATLMHNFASHPDVVNQVDRNEAAATVEVVPCLRPFPRLVPLYDDYSDLINSVSDIFCPNNEREEMKTPTMCLICGAILCGQSYCCQPELGKLQVGACTHHAHDCGAEVGIFLRIRDCQVVYLGRGKGCFVQPPYLDEYGETDQGLRRGNPLRLCKAAYDRIFLQWLGHNLHEEIARLNDHANVAVTQWHHM; from the exons TGAAATGTATGTTCAAGGAGACACAGTCCAAGGAGGAGATAATCGATGTGGTTGTGGAATTCATGTTGGGCGATAATCCTGCCGCAGCATTGGAAAAATTACAACAAGAGGGTAATACATCAACCGTTTGTGGCAAGGTCTTCAAGAATGGTGAACCCACGTACAGTTGCCGAGAGTGCGGCGTGGATCCAacttgtgtgttgtgtgttaGTTGCTTTAAGCGTTCGGCACATCGTTTTCACAAGTACAAGATGTCCACATCGGGCGGTGGTGGCTGTTGTGATTGTGGCGACAATGAGGCCTGGAAAAAGGATCAATATTGTCAACTTCATTTG GCCAATCGTCAAAATCCATTGGAAAGCAAAATTCTTACCCCTGCGGTTTTAGAGCGCTGCGAAATTTGCTTTAGTGCCATTTTATCGTTTTGCGTCAACTATCTGGAGATAGAGCCAAATGCCAGTTTACAGTGCTTGGATGGGGAACAAGTGGATGGAACTCAATTTTGCACAGTACTCTATAATGACGAGTCGCACACATTCGATCAGGTGATACAGACACTGACAAAGATAGCCAAATGTCGCCACAAAGATGCCATGGAAATTGTGGCGGCCATCGATCGTGAGGGTCGTGCTGTTGTCAAATGTGACACATTCAAGGAATGCAACGATCTGAAAACGGCAATTGAGAATCAAATGATACCGCCAAGCGGTTTAATCACCAATGCACGGCACAGCCAATCCCTGCGTACCTCAGTGCTGCATATTAATTCAGTCGCCTGTCAACAGTTTGCCTTGCAATTGCTGACCTGGTTCCAAGAGTTCCTTGTACGACATTATCTATTTCGGAAAATCTTTGCCACATTGGTCCAGACAAAGAATGTGGACTACACAATACGGCACATCTTGGAGTATGATGTGAAATTGTGGAAAACGGCAAGAACTTGTTGGCATCGTTTGCTCATTTCGGGCATGCTAATGGAATATGACAATAAAATGGTTTTGGCACAGGAATTTTCACGTAGATATGCCACCATTGTGGAGGATTTTATTAGCGATGATCATGATCATTCCTTTTCGATAGTCTCATTGAGTGTGCAACTGTTTACGGTGCCGAGTATTGCACATCATTTGATTGCCCATGAGGGTATATTTGATAAGCTGTTGCATACATTCCATCATGTGGCCATTGGAAAATttatccaaaataaaacattacaCTTTAGCAAGAATATAGCTAGTATGGCGTTCTTTAAGAGGGCTAACTATATATTGTATGATCTGCGTTATCTGCTCAGTCTGAAGCCGGATGTATTGAGCAATGAATTGCGTAGCGGATTTTTAGATG GATGCAAAGCTTTGATGGGAGTCCTAAATGTAATGCAGGGTATGGAGTCAATCACTCGTCAAACTGGTCAACATATGGACTATGAGCCCGAATGGGAATGTGCTTTCAATTTGCACATCAAACTGGCCACAACCATATCGCAAGTTATTGAATGGGCAGCAAGTGATGTGAAACTTTTGCGCAAACTGTATAAGATGACTGTACGTGCACTAGTCAGTAATAATTTCATTGTAGGTAGTGAGAAGGTCGAATCGAAAAGTGTTGCCGATCATTCAGCAAACTGTTTAATGTACGATGTTGCCATACGCCCAGTTTCGATCCATTTGCCCCTGTCACGATTCTATGCGGGCATATATCTGCATCTGGGTGCACATGACATGAGCTACGATAGTCTATTGGCCGAGAATGAGGTCATTTTTACTAAATTAACGCCACGGGAAATAATTGAACCTGTTCTCTGCACTCATGCAATGATTGCTCAGGTGGCCGCCGGAATGTGGCGTCGCAATGGTTATTCCCTGCTCCATCAGCTCTATTTTTATCGCAATGTACGCTGTCGTGTTGAGATGCTTGATAGGGATATTGTGTGTTTACAAATTGGAGCATCCCTAATGGAAAGCAATGAGTTTCTAATCCATGTGCTAAACAAATTCAACTTGATACCTTGGGCACAGCCAACGTATGAGACTTCATTGGTCGAATCGCCGATAGATGATGAATTTATGCGTCAGTTATCCATGATCGATGAGTTCCTAGAGCTATTGATTGTGATCATTGGCGAACGTTGGATGCCAGGTGTATCGATGGTCAGCGAACAGGATCGCCTAAGGAAAGAGATTATTCAGTTGCTTTGCACCAAATCGTATTCCCATTCGGAACTGAGTCGAGCCTTGCCGGACACAAATAGTGGCAATTTTGATAACTTTATCGAGAATGTCATTAGCTCGGTGGCAACATTTAAGAAACCAGTTGGAGTCGATAGCAAAGGTGTCTATGAGCTCAAAGAGCATCTTTACGAAGAGTTCAATGTGTATTTCTATCACTACACTAAAGAGGACAAATCAAAGGCTGAGGAGCTGCAGCGTGAGCGTcgtaaaactaaaaaacagcTGGTCTGCTGCCCACCACCCATGTTGCCACAGTTGACGCCAGCTTTCAC CTCCATGGCCAATATATTGCAGTGCAATGTTTTTCTAAACATTTGCAAACTAGTCATGGAACGCGCCTTGGATCCATGCAGCCGTTCCTTTACAGAAAGCCATTTGCAAAAG ATCCTTCATCTGCTCGGCTTTGCTATTCAAGAGGAGTTGAGCGAACATTATCCGTTCCTTAGTTTCTATGAGCGTTCGCAAACATTTGGCATTCTAGATAAGCTAGAAGAATTGGCTCGCTGTCAATGG TTGGAGGCCCACCGGGATTTTGTGTTATGGACCATAAAACGTTTTAGGGAACTGCAGGCTAAGCAAGCACCTCAAGCATCCGGTATGGGGGCCGATGGTCCCAGTGGTTCACAGCAAACTGGTAAAGAAGATCAACCTCGCACTTCTGAGGAGCAGGCACGTGTGGAGAAGGAGGCACGGGCCCGCCTTGCAGCCGAACGTAGAGCCAAAATAATGGCGCAAATGCAAAGCGCCCAAAAGTCATTCATGAAGTCAAATGCCGAAATGTTTGCCAATGCGGAGAGCGATAGCAAAACAACTGATGCCGGTGGGGCAGCTGGCGGTGATATGGAATGGGAGGATACACCAGGTGACGGCGGCAGCAGTAGCAGCCACAATCTGGAAGAGCAAGGAGCAGCAGCCCTTGTGGTTGAGTCGCCGTCATGCCTGGGCGTTAACCGCAGCCATTACCAGGCCGGTGAAAATACTTTCAAGTGTATACTCTGCTGTGAGGATTGTAGTATTACCACCACCGGCCCGCCGCTGGTTAGTTCGGCCTTTGTCCAGACATCGCGGGTTATTCTAACACTTTCGAATAAAAATCAACCCGATACGGGGCTACATGTGAGCTGTTGTGGCCATGTTATGCACTACAGCTGTTGGCAGGAATACTATAGCAACGAGGAATCGAAAGAGCAACGTCGTCCGCACCGCAATCGTGTGGCCCTGTCCCAGGCACATAATGTGGAGTTCCATTGTCCCTATTGCCGTACACTGAGTAACACTGTGCTTCCGGTGAGCGAGGCATTACCAAAGTTTTCGCCAGCCCCAGTTGTGGCACCGGGACAGGAGAATTTCATACCATTGGATTCCTTTGTGGAGATCATGCGAACTTTGGCGGCTGAGCTTAATCTGTTACCCTATGAGGATATGTGGACATATCCAAATTGTAGCCGCATTCTACGCAAATCGAATGTGATTAACGATGTCGGCCAGTTCGAGCGTAGCATTCAGATTATCGATGAGCCAAAGCTCCATGCGAATTGGTCCGAGGTGATGACGGCCTTCAACAAGGCCCTAAGCAATGCCACGCAGAGTCAACAGGCCAATCAACGTGACTTGCCGCCAGCAAGCAGTGATAGTGGTCACATGGCCACCGTATCCACATTCTGGGATACCTGCAGCTATACGCTGCAATCGTTGGAAGTCTATTTGTTTGCTGTACACAAGCCACTCAAGGCTGAGCTGCCCATGCGGCATCAGAGTTGTGTCAGCAATTTGGTACGCGCCTGCGCTCTGTCCTCAGCCATTTTGCTGCCAGCTCAGATAACCTCTCAGGCGGAGATAGGAGCCAAGTTGCTTGATACAATCTTTAATCAGAAGGGTACCAGTGTGCTGGAATGGGATTGCTTCTCGATGATGGTCACATGCAACTTCGTTGTCCCCAATTTAATGGTGGCCGAGAATG CCTCCAAGGCCGTCATACCAAGTGGTAGCATGTTTGACTTCTTTATATTACAAACACTTTTCCTGGCTAATCTCACCAAGGCGGTCATTTGCTTTGACTATGACAAGGAAAAACAGCGGGATAAAAATGAACAAGAACTTTTGGAAGAGCTGGCCTATGTTGAGCAATTGCCCTGCAAGATTCAAGCGAATATGGTGAACTTCTATCGTCGCTACAATATCCCGGCTCGTCTCCGGCAACAGCATTTGGAGAAGGAGCAACAGCAGAAGCATGAAGAACAGATGCGCTCACATCCTACAGAGATGCAGCAGAATGAATTGCCCAATGTGATCATACCATGTGAACTGCAACATCTTGCTTTACTGTTGTCATATGTCAAGCGGCAAATGAGCTCGTTCCTGCGGTGCTCTTGTCTCTTCTATCGCTGTATGACCGATGTGGACTTTCCGGACACGTTTCCAACAAATCAACCGGATCGATTTGATTTGATGTGCCAATATCTGGGTCTGGATGGCCAGTTGGGCATCTACTTTGATATGGAGACAACCTATGCCACTTTAATGCATAACTTTGCCTCGCATCCGGATGTGGTTAATCAAGTGGACCGAAATGAAGCTGCTGCAACTGTGGAAGTGGTGCCGTGTCTGCGTCCCTTCCCAAGGCTGGTGCCACTGTACGATGACTATAGCGATCTTATTAATAGTGTATCGGACATCTTTTGTCCCAACAATGAGCGGGAGGAGATGAAGACGCCAACCATGTGCTTAATATGTGGGGCTATTCTGTGCGGACAATCGTATTGCTGCCAACCGGAACTGGGTAAACTTCAAGTGGGAGCATGTACACATCATGCGCACGACTGTGGTGCCGAAGTGGGTATCTTTCTACGCATTCGGGACTGCCAGGTGGTGTATTTGGGCAGGGGCAAGGGTTGCTTTGTCCAGCCACCGTATTTGGATGAATATGGCGAGACGGATCAAGGATTACGCAGGGGCAATCCATTGCGTTTGTGTAAGGCTGCTTATGATCGCATATTTTTGCAATGGCTGGGCCATAATCTGCACGAAGAGATTGCTCGTCTCAATGATCATGCCAATGTAGCTGTTACGCAATGGCATCACATGTAG
- the LOC6648329 gene encoding E3 ubiquitin-protein ligase UBR1 isoform X4: MDRYDMDDNVVAPPQPECNSPLKEWRLKQQSGTLSPKVFIEFFKKESPKFFEFQNETETVKCMFKETQSKEEIIDVVVEFMLGDNPAAALEKLQQEGNTSTVCGKVFKNGEPTYSCRECGVDPTCVLCVSCFKRSAHRFHKYKMSTSGGGGCCDCGDNEAWKKDQYCQLHLANRQNPLESKILTPAVLERCEICFSAILSFCVNYLEIEPNASLQCLDGEQVDGTQFCTVLYNDESHTFDQVIQTLTKIAKCRHKDAMEIVAAIDREGRAVVKCDTFKECNDLKTAIENQMIPPSGLITNARHSQSLRTSVLHINSVACQQFALQLLTWFQEFLVRHYLFRKIFATLVQTKNVDYTIRHILEYDVKLWKTARTCWHRLLISGMLMEYDNKMVLAQEFSRRYATIVEDFISDDHDHSFSIVSLSVQLFTVPSIAHHLIAHEGIFDKLLHTFHHVAIGKFIQNKTLHFSKNIASMAFFKRANYILYDLRYLLSLKPDVLSNELRSGFLDGCKALMGVLNVMQGMESITRQTGQHMDYEPEWECAFNLHIKLATTISQVIEWAASDVKLLRKLYKMTVRALVSNNFIVGSEKVESKSVADHSANCLMYDVAIRPVSIHLPLSRFYAGIYLHLGAHDMSYDSLLAENEVIFTKLTPREIIEPVLCTHAMIAQVAAGMWRRNGYSLLHQLYFYRNVRCRVEMLDRDIVCLQIGASLMESNEFLIHVLNKFNLIPWAQPTYETSLVESPIDDEFMRQLSMIDEFLELLIVIIGERWMPGVSMVSEQDRLRKEIIQLLCTKSYSHSELSRALPDTNSGNFDNFIENVISSVATFKKPVGVDSKGVYELKEHLYEEFNVYFYHYTKEDKSKAEELQRERRKTKKQLVCCPPPMLPQLTPAFTSMANILQCNVFLNICKLVMERALDPCSRSFTESHLQKILHLLGFAIQEELSEHYPFLSFYERSQTFGILDKLEELARCQWLEAHRDFVLWTIKRFRELQAKQAPQASGMGADGPSGSQQTGKEDQPRTSEEQARVEKEARARLAAERRAKIMAQMQSAQKSFMKSNAEMFANAESDSKTTDAGGAAGGDMEWEDTPGDGGSSSSHNLEEQGAAALVVESPSCLGVNRSHYQAGENTFKCILCCEDCSITTTGPPLVSSAFVQTSRVILTLSNKNQPDTGLHVSCCGHVMHYSCWQEYYSNEESKEQRRPHRNRVALSQAHNVEFHCPYCRTLSNTVLPVSEALPKFSPAPVVAPGQENFIPLDSFVEIMRTLAAELNLLPYEDMWTYPNCSRILRKSNVINDVGQFERSIQIIDEPKLHANWSEVMTAFNKALSNATQSQQANQRDLPPASSDSGHMATVSTFWDTCSYTLQSLEVYLFAVHKPLKAELPMRHQSCVSNLVRACALSSAILLPAQITSQAEIGAKLLDTIFNQKGTSVLEWDCFSMMVTCNFVVPNLMVAENASKAVIPSGSMFDFFILQTLFLANLTKAVICFDYDKEKQRDKNEQELLEELAYVEQLPCKIQANMVNFYRRYNIPARLRQQHLEKEQQQKHEEQMRSHPTEMQQNELPNVIIPCELQHLALLLSYVKRQMSSFLRCSCLFYRCMTDVDFPDTFPTNQPDRFDLMCQYLGLDGQLGIYFDMETTYATLMHNFASHPDVVNQVDRNEAAATVEVVPCLRPFPRLVPLYDDYSDLINSVSDIFCPNNEREEMKTPTMCLICGAILCGQSYCCQPELGKLQVGACTHHAHDCGAEVGIFLRIRDCQVVYLGRGKGCFVQPPYLDEYGETDQGLRRGNPLRLCKAAYDRIFLQWLGHNLHEEIARLNDHANVAVTQWHHM, translated from the exons TGAAATGTATGTTCAAGGAGACACAGTCCAAGGAGGAGATAATCGATGTGGTTGTGGAATTCATGTTGGGCGATAATCCTGCCGCAGCATTGGAAAAATTACAACAAGAGGGTAATACATCAACCGTTTGTGGCAAGGTCTTCAAGAATGGTGAACCCACGTACAGTTGCCGAGAGTGCGGCGTGGATCCAacttgtgtgttgtgtgttaGTTGCTTTAAGCGTTCGGCACATCGTTTTCACAAGTACAAGATGTCCACATCGGGCGGTGGTGGCTGTTGTGATTGTGGCGACAATGAGGCCTGGAAAAAGGATCAATATTGTCAACTTCATTTG GCCAATCGTCAAAATCCATTGGAAAGCAAAATTCTTACCCCTGCGGTTTTAGAGCGCTGCGAAATTTGCTTTAGTGCCATTTTATCGTTTTGCGTCAACTATCTGGAGATAGAGCCAAATGCCAGTTTACAGTGCTTGGATGGGGAACAAGTGGATGGAACTCAATTTTGCACAGTACTCTATAATGACGAGTCGCACACATTCGATCAGGTGATACAGACACTGACAAAGATAGCCAAATGTCGCCACAAAGATGCCATGGAAATTGTGGCGGCCATCGATCGTGAGGGTCGTGCTGTTGTCAAATGTGACACATTCAAGGAATGCAACGATCTGAAAACGGCAATTGAGAATCAAATGATACCGCCAAGCGGTTTAATCACCAATGCACGGCACAGCCAATCCCTGCGTACCTCAGTGCTGCATATTAATTCAGTCGCCTGTCAACAGTTTGCCTTGCAATTGCTGACCTGGTTCCAAGAGTTCCTTGTACGACATTATCTATTTCGGAAAATCTTTGCCACATTGGTCCAGACAAAGAATGTGGACTACACAATACGGCACATCTTGGAGTATGATGTGAAATTGTGGAAAACGGCAAGAACTTGTTGGCATCGTTTGCTCATTTCGGGCATGCTAATGGAATATGACAATAAAATGGTTTTGGCACAGGAATTTTCACGTAGATATGCCACCATTGTGGAGGATTTTATTAGCGATGATCATGATCATTCCTTTTCGATAGTCTCATTGAGTGTGCAACTGTTTACGGTGCCGAGTATTGCACATCATTTGATTGCCCATGAGGGTATATTTGATAAGCTGTTGCATACATTCCATCATGTGGCCATTGGAAAATttatccaaaataaaacattacaCTTTAGCAAGAATATAGCTAGTATGGCGTTCTTTAAGAGGGCTAACTATATATTGTATGATCTGCGTTATCTGCTCAGTCTGAAGCCGGATGTATTGAGCAATGAATTGCGTAGCGGATTTTTAGATG GATGCAAAGCTTTGATGGGAGTCCTAAATGTAATGCAGGGTATGGAGTCAATCACTCGTCAAACTGGTCAACATATGGACTATGAGCCCGAATGGGAATGTGCTTTCAATTTGCACATCAAACTGGCCACAACCATATCGCAAGTTATTGAATGGGCAGCAAGTGATGTGAAACTTTTGCGCAAACTGTATAAGATGACTGTACGTGCACTAGTCAGTAATAATTTCATTGTAGGTAGTGAGAAGGTCGAATCGAAAAGTGTTGCCGATCATTCAGCAAACTGTTTAATGTACGATGTTGCCATACGCCCAGTTTCGATCCATTTGCCCCTGTCACGATTCTATGCGGGCATATATCTGCATCTGGGTGCACATGACATGAGCTACGATAGTCTATTGGCCGAGAATGAGGTCATTTTTACTAAATTAACGCCACGGGAAATAATTGAACCTGTTCTCTGCACTCATGCAATGATTGCTCAGGTGGCCGCCGGAATGTGGCGTCGCAATGGTTATTCCCTGCTCCATCAGCTCTATTTTTATCGCAATGTACGCTGTCGTGTTGAGATGCTTGATAGGGATATTGTGTGTTTACAAATTGGAGCATCCCTAATGGAAAGCAATGAGTTTCTAATCCATGTGCTAAACAAATTCAACTTGATACCTTGGGCACAGCCAACGTATGAGACTTCATTGGTCGAATCGCCGATAGATGATGAATTTATGCGTCAGTTATCCATGATCGATGAGTTCCTAGAGCTATTGATTGTGATCATTGGCGAACGTTGGATGCCAGGTGTATCGATGGTCAGCGAACAGGATCGCCTAAGGAAAGAGATTATTCAGTTGCTTTGCACCAAATCGTATTCCCATTCGGAACTGAGTCGAGCCTTGCCGGACACAAATAGTGGCAATTTTGATAACTTTATCGAGAATGTCATTAGCTCGGTGGCAACATTTAAGAAACCAGTTGGAGTCGATAGCAAAGGTGTCTATGAGCTCAAAGAGCATCTTTACGAAGAGTTCAATGTGTATTTCTATCACTACACTAAAGAGGACAAATCAAAGGCTGAGGAGCTGCAGCGTGAGCGTcgtaaaactaaaaaacagcTGGTCTGCTGCCCACCACCCATGTTGCCACAGTTGACGCCAGCTTTCAC CTCCATGGCCAATATATTGCAGTGCAATGTTTTTCTAAACATTTGCAAACTAGTCATGGAACGCGCCTTGGATCCATGCAGCCGTTCCTTTACAGAAAGCCATTTGCAAAAG ATCCTTCATCTGCTCGGCTTTGCTATTCAAGAGGAGTTGAGCGAACATTATCCGTTCCTTAGTTTCTATGAGCGTTCGCAAACATTTGGCATTCTAGATAAGCTAGAAGAATTGGCTCGCTGTCAATGG TTGGAGGCCCACCGGGATTTTGTGTTATGGACCATAAAACGTTTTAGGGAACTGCAGGCTAAGCAAGCACCTCAAGCATCCGGTATGGGGGCCGATGGTCCCAGTGGTTCACAGCAAACTGGTAAAGAAGATCAACCTCGCACTTCTGAGGAGCAGGCACGTGTGGAGAAGGAGGCACGGGCCCGCCTTGCAGCCGAACGTAGAGCCAAAATAATGGCGCAAATGCAAAGCGCCCAAAAGTCATTCATGAAGTCAAATGCCGAAATGTTTGCCAATGCGGAGAGCGATAGCAAAACAACTGATGCCGGTGGGGCAGCTGGCGGTGATATGGAATGGGAGGATACACCAGGTGACGGCGGCAGCAGTAGCAGCCACAATCTGGAAGAGCAAGGAGCAGCAGCCCTTGTGGTTGAGTCGCCGTCATGCCTGGGCGTTAACCGCAGCCATTACCAGGCCGGTGAAAATACTTTCAAGTGTATACTCTGCTGTGAGGATTGTAGTATTACCACCACCGGCCCGCCGCTGGTTAGTTCGGCCTTTGTCCAGACATCGCGGGTTATTCTAACACTTTCGAATAAAAATCAACCCGATACGGGGCTACATGTGAGCTGTTGTGGCCATGTTATGCACTACAGCTGTTGGCAGGAATACTATAGCAACGAGGAATCGAAAGAGCAACGTCGTCCGCACCGCAATCGTGTGGCCCTGTCCCAGGCACATAATGTGGAGTTCCATTGTCCCTATTGCCGTACACTGAGTAACACTGTGCTTCCGGTGAGCGAGGCATTACCAAAGTTTTCGCCAGCCCCAGTTGTGGCACCGGGACAGGAGAATTTCATACCATTGGATTCCTTTGTGGAGATCATGCGAACTTTGGCGGCTGAGCTTAATCTGTTACCCTATGAGGATATGTGGACATATCCAAATTGTAGCCGCATTCTACGCAAATCGAATGTGATTAACGATGTCGGCCAGTTCGAGCGTAGCATTCAGATTATCGATGAGCCAAAGCTCCATGCGAATTGGTCCGAGGTGATGACGGCCTTCAACAAGGCCCTAAGCAATGCCACGCAGAGTCAACAGGCCAATCAACGTGACTTGCCGCCAGCAAGCAGTGATAGTGGTCACATGGCCACCGTATCCACATTCTGGGATACCTGCAGCTATACGCTGCAATCGTTGGAAGTCTATTTGTTTGCTGTACACAAGCCACTCAAGGCTGAGCTGCCCATGCGGCATCAGAGTTGTGTCAGCAATTTGGTACGCGCCTGCGCTCTGTCCTCAGCCATTTTGCTGCCAGCTCAGATAACCTCTCAGGCGGAGATAGGAGCCAAGTTGCTTGATACAATCTTTAATCAGAAGGGTACCAGTGTGCTGGAATGGGATTGCTTCTCGATGATGGTCACATGCAACTTCGTTGTCCCCAATTTAATGGTGGCCGAGAATG CCTCCAAGGCCGTCATACCAAGTGGTAGCATGTTTGACTTCTTTATATTACAAACACTTTTCCTGGCTAATCTCACCAAGGCGGTCATTTGCTTTGACTATGACAAGGAAAAACAGCGGGATAAAAATGAACAAGAACTTTTGGAAGAGCTGGCCTATGTTGAGCAATTGCCCTGCAAGATTCAAGCGAATATGGTGAACTTCTATCGTCGCTACAATATCCCGGCTCGTCTCCGGCAACAGCATTTGGAGAAGGAGCAACAGCAGAAGCATGAAGAACAGATGCGCTCACATCCTACAGAGATGCAGCAGAATGAATTGCCCAATGTGATCATACCATGTGAACTGCAACATCTTGCTTTACTGTTGTCATATGTCAAGCGGCAAATGAGCTCGTTCCTGCGGTGCTCTTGTCTCTTCTATCGCTGTATGACCGATGTGGACTTTCCGGACACGTTTCCAACAAATCAACCGGATCGATTTGATTTGATGTGCCAATATCTGGGTCTGGATGGCCAGTTGGGCATCTACTTTGATATGGAGACAACCTATGCCACTTTAATGCATAACTTTGCCTCGCATCCGGATGTGGTTAATCAAGTGGACCGAAATGAAGCTGCTGCAACTGTGGAAGTGGTGCCGTGTCTGCGTCCCTTCCCAAGGCTGGTGCCACTGTACGATGACTATAGCGATCTTATTAATAGTGTATCGGACATCTTTTGTCCCAACAATGAGCGGGAGGAGATGAAGACGCCAACCATGTGCTTAATATGTGGGGCTATTCTGTGCGGACAATCGTATTGCTGCCAACCGGAACTGGGTAAACTTCAAGTGGGAGCATGTACACATCATGCGCACGACTGTGGTGCCGAAGTGGGTATCTTTCTACGCATTCGGGACTGCCAGGTGGTGTATTTGGGCAGGGGCAAGGGTTGCTTTGTCCAGCCACCGTATTTGGATGAATATGGCGAGACGGATCAAGGATTACGCAGGGGCAATCCATTGCGTTTGTGTAAGGCTGCTTATGATCGCATATTTTTGCAATGGCTGGGCCATAATCTGCACGAAGAGATTGCTCGTCTCAATGATCATGCCAATGTAGCTGTTACGCAATGGCATCACATGTAG